In one window of Nakamurella alba DNA:
- a CDS encoding Bax inhibitor-1/YccA family protein: MQSSNPAFRNLNRGAGPGAVAPPVPSADYLHQMYNQPPGQAPARERFLTLDDVVAKTATTLGVGIVAAVLTMYFSSTWVLAIPALIVGLVLSLVIIFKQSTNPALILSYAAVEGILLGAITGVFESIPGYEGIGLQALVGTLGVFGGMLVVYKTGAIKVTPKFTKFMVGALIGVLVLVVFRLIFSLFSPDNAMSNGGGFSILISLVIIAVAALSFLLDFDQIDKAITAGAPARMAWYFSFSLMLTLVWLYLEILRLLGYLRSE, encoded by the coding sequence GTGCAGAGCAGCAATCCCGCATTCCGGAATCTCAACAGGGGTGCCGGGCCCGGGGCGGTGGCCCCGCCGGTGCCCAGCGCCGACTACCTGCACCAGATGTACAACCAGCCGCCCGGGCAGGCGCCCGCGCGCGAGCGTTTCCTGACCCTGGACGACGTGGTTGCCAAGACCGCGACCACGCTCGGCGTCGGCATCGTCGCCGCCGTGCTGACGATGTACTTCTCCAGCACCTGGGTGCTCGCCATCCCGGCGCTGATCGTCGGCCTGGTGCTGTCGCTGGTCATCATCTTCAAGCAGTCGACGAACCCGGCGCTGATCCTGAGCTACGCGGCGGTCGAGGGCATCCTGCTCGGCGCGATCACCGGCGTCTTCGAGTCCATCCCGGGCTACGAGGGCATCGGCCTGCAGGCGCTGGTCGGCACCCTCGGTGTGTTCGGCGGCATGCTCGTCGTCTACAAGACCGGCGCCATCAAGGTGACGCCGAAGTTCACCAAGTTCATGGTGGGCGCGCTGATCGGCGTGCTGGTCCTGGTGGTCTTCCGGCTGATCTTCAGCCTGTTCTCCCCGGACAACGCGATGTCCAACGGCGGCGGGTTCTCCATCCTGATCTCGCTGGTGATCATCGCCGTTGCGGCCCTGTCGTTCCTGCTCGACTTCGACCAGATCGACAAGGCCATCACCGCCGGCGCCCCCGCCCGGATGGCCTGGTACTTCTCGTTCAGCCTGATGCTCACCCTGGTCTGGCTGTACCTGGAGATCCTGCGTCTCCTCGGGTACCTGCGCAGCGAGTGA
- a CDS encoding SGNH/GDSL hydrolase family protein has translation MRGVLSGPVKAGLIGVTTAGAVAGMAGAAFAALVRQGRVATSAIERYALDAAREQGLLPVGDLPPGYAPSDLPVPFADGVYLPGAAEPLSEPVAAPVPEPVPVADAPDALTFAMLGDSTSVGYGCRTAAELPGVLLARGIADATGRPVRLISHGKVGSGADDLAGQVARTLADGVDVAVIVTGANDIRDKVSPWHSADRLGDAVAALRAEGVPVVAGSCPDFGVIVPIPQPLRSVLHGWSHRLAALQERATVASGGRAVSMSRLVSPHFNGHPEFFSPDRFHPSGTGYAKAVEALLPVVLEALESDGPVAGGAVDGTARLPETA, from the coding sequence GTGCGCGGGGTGCTCTCTGGTCCGGTGAAGGCAGGGCTGATCGGGGTCACGACGGCCGGTGCGGTCGCCGGCATGGCGGGTGCGGCGTTCGCCGCGCTGGTCCGCCAGGGCCGGGTCGCCACGTCCGCCATCGAGCGGTACGCCCTGGACGCCGCCCGCGAGCAGGGGCTGCTGCCGGTCGGCGACCTGCCGCCCGGGTACGCGCCGTCCGACCTCCCGGTGCCGTTCGCCGACGGGGTGTACCTGCCCGGCGCGGCTGAGCCCCTCTCCGAGCCCGTCGCCGCGCCCGTCCCAGAGCCTGTTCCGGTTGCCGACGCGCCGGATGCCTTGACCTTCGCGATGCTCGGCGATTCGACCTCCGTCGGCTACGGCTGCCGCACCGCCGCGGAACTGCCCGGGGTGCTGCTGGCCCGGGGCATCGCCGACGCCACCGGACGGCCGGTCCGGCTGATCAGCCACGGCAAGGTCGGCAGCGGTGCCGACGACCTCGCCGGCCAGGTGGCCCGGACGCTCGCCGACGGCGTCGACGTCGCGGTGATCGTGACCGGCGCCAACGACATCCGGGACAAGGTGTCCCCGTGGCACTCCGCGGACAGGCTGGGCGATGCGGTGGCGGCACTGCGCGCCGAGGGGGTACCGGTGGTCGCCGGATCGTGTCCCGACTTCGGGGTGATCGTGCCGATCCCGCAGCCGCTGCGCAGTGTGCTGCACGGCTGGTCGCACCGGCTCGCCGCGCTCCAGGAGCGGGCCACGGTGGCGTCCGGCGGCCGGGCGGTGTCGATGAGCCGGCTGGTCAGTCCCCACTTCAACGGGCACCCGGAGTTCTTCTCGCCGGACCGCTTCCATCCGTCGGGAACGGGCTACGCGAAGGCCGTGGAGGCGCTGCTGCCGGTCGTGCTCGAGGCCTTGGAGTCGGACGGCCCGGTGGCCGGCGGCGCCGTCGACGGCACCGCGCGGCTGCCCGAGACCGCCTGA
- a CDS encoding cystathionine beta-synthase: MRYAQSVVELVGNTPLVRLNSLTRGLRPLVLAKVEYVNPGGSVKDRIAVRMIDEAEASGALQPGGTIVEPTSGNTGVGLALVAQQRGYRCVFVCPDKVSEDKRNVLRAYGAEVVVCPTAVAPEDPNSYYSVSDRLVREIPKAWKPNQYANPANPASHYASTGPEIWADTEGRVTHFVAGVGTGGTISGTGRYLKEVSEGRVQVIGADPEGSVYSGGTGRPYLVEGVGEDFWPDAYDRTVADEIVAVSDSDSFEITRRLAREEGLLVGGSCGMAVAAALTVAERLTEDDVLVVLLPDGGRGYLSKIFSDTWMASYGFVSNEGSATVGDVLRGKSGRLPSLVHTHPTETVRDAVEILHEYSVSQMPVVSAEPPVMAGEVVGSVSERALLEALFTGKAALADAVSAHMDPAFPLVGSGEDIPTLRHALEGRDAVMVVDDGKPAGVLTRADLLAFVAS, translated from the coding sequence GTGCGCTATGCCCAGTCCGTCGTCGAACTCGTCGGGAACACCCCGCTGGTCCGGTTGAACTCGCTCACCCGGGGGCTGCGGCCGCTGGTCCTGGCGAAGGTCGAGTACGTGAACCCGGGCGGGTCGGTGAAGGACCGGATCGCGGTGCGGATGATCGACGAGGCCGAGGCATCCGGGGCGCTGCAGCCGGGCGGCACCATCGTCGAGCCCACCAGCGGCAACACCGGTGTCGGCCTGGCCCTGGTGGCGCAGCAGCGCGGCTACCGCTGCGTGTTCGTCTGCCCGGACAAGGTGTCCGAGGACAAGCGGAACGTGCTGCGCGCGTACGGCGCCGAGGTGGTCGTCTGCCCGACCGCGGTCGCGCCGGAGGACCCGAACTCGTACTACTCGGTGTCCGACCGGCTGGTGCGCGAGATCCCGAAGGCGTGGAAGCCGAACCAGTACGCCAACCCGGCGAACCCGGCCAGCCACTACGCCTCCACCGGACCCGAGATCTGGGCCGACACCGAGGGCCGGGTCACGCATTTCGTGGCCGGCGTCGGCACCGGCGGCACCATCTCCGGCACCGGCCGCTACCTCAAGGAAGTGTCCGAGGGGCGGGTGCAGGTGATCGGCGCCGATCCCGAGGGCTCGGTCTACTCCGGTGGCACCGGCCGGCCGTACCTGGTCGAGGGCGTCGGCGAGGACTTCTGGCCCGATGCCTACGACCGCACCGTGGCGGACGAGATCGTCGCGGTGTCCGACTCCGACTCGTTCGAGATCACCCGGCGGCTGGCCCGGGAGGAGGGGCTGCTGGTCGGCGGGTCCTGCGGGATGGCCGTGGCGGCGGCGCTCACGGTCGCCGAGCGGCTGACCGAGGACGACGTGCTGGTCGTGCTGCTGCCGGACGGCGGCCGCGGCTACCTGTCCAAGATCTTCTCCGACACCTGGATGGCCTCCTACGGTTTCGTCTCCAACGAGGGCTCCGCGACGGTCGGCGACGTGCTGCGCGGCAAGAGCGGGCGGCTGCCCTCGCTGGTGCACACCCACCCCACCGAGACGGTCCGCGACGCGGTCGAGATCCTGCACGAGTACTCGGTCTCGCAGATGCCGGTGGTGTCCGCGGAGCCGCCGGTGATGGCCGGCGAGGTGGTCGGCTCGGTGTCCGAGCGGGCGCTCCTCGAAGCCCTGTTCACCGGCAAGGCAGCGCTGGCCGATGCGGTGTCCGCACACATGGACCCGGCGTTCCCGCTGGTCGGGTCCGGCGAGGACATCCCGACCCTGCGGCACGCGCTGGAGGGCCGGGACGCGGTCATGGTGGTCGACGACGGCAAGCCCGCCGGCGTCCTCACCCGGGCCGACCTGCTGGCGTTCGTCGCCTCCTGA
- a CDS encoding DMT family transporter: MGWQAWAAVLVTVIFWASAFVGIRSASEGLRPGPLALLRLLVAAVVLGVLVLVRREKLPRGRDWWLVIASGVLWFGVYNVALNAGEREVDAGTAAMLVNIGPLVIALLAGWLLREGFPRLLVAGLLVSFAGAVIVGISTSLHTSNGNSVLGVVLCLVAAVTYAAGVVAQKPLLARVSPLMVTFLGCALGAVVCLPFAPALVSDAGTATAGQLWTAVYLGIFPTALAFTTWAYALKRMPAGRLGATTYVVPAMVILMSWALLSEVPPWGAVIGGVVCLAGVAVGRISPRRKASGPG, encoded by the coding sequence GTGGGCTGGCAGGCCTGGGCGGCGGTGTTGGTCACGGTCATCTTCTGGGCGTCGGCCTTCGTCGGGATCCGCAGTGCCTCCGAGGGGCTTCGCCCCGGGCCGCTGGCGCTGCTCCGGCTGCTGGTCGCCGCGGTGGTGCTCGGTGTCCTGGTACTGGTCCGGCGGGAGAAGCTGCCCCGCGGCCGGGACTGGTGGCTGGTGATCGCCTCCGGCGTGCTGTGGTTCGGCGTCTACAACGTCGCGCTCAACGCCGGCGAGCGCGAGGTCGACGCCGGGACGGCCGCCATGCTGGTCAACATCGGCCCGCTGGTGATCGCGCTGCTGGCGGGATGGCTGCTGCGGGAAGGGTTCCCGCGGTTGCTGGTGGCCGGCCTGCTGGTCAGTTTCGCCGGGGCGGTGATCGTCGGGATCTCCACCTCGCTGCACACCTCGAACGGGAACAGCGTGCTGGGCGTCGTGCTCTGCCTGGTCGCCGCCGTCACCTACGCCGCCGGGGTGGTCGCGCAGAAGCCGTTGCTGGCCCGGGTGTCGCCGCTGATGGTCACCTTCCTCGGCTGCGCCCTGGGTGCTGTGGTCTGCCTGCCGTTCGCGCCCGCGCTGGTCTCCGACGCCGGCACCGCCACCGCCGGGCAGCTGTGGACGGCCGTCTACCTCGGCATCTTCCCGACCGCACTGGCCTTCACCACCTGGGCCTACGCCCTCAAGCGGATGCCGGCCGGCCGGCTCGGGGCGACCACCTACGTGGTGCCGGCGATGGTGATCCTGATGTCGTGGGCGCTGCTCTCCGAGGTGCCGCCATGGGGTGCGGTGATCGGCGGCGTGGTGTGCCTGGCCGGGGTGGCCGTCGGCCGGATCAGCCCGCGCCGCAAGGCATCCGGGCCGGGCTGA
- a CDS encoding cystathionine gamma-synthase, translating into MTSAPVPPTTDGFSTRAIHAGQDPEATTGAVAVPIYQTSTFAQDVAGETRAGYDYSRAGNPTRTALEVALADLEGGRSGHAFASGMAAADAAVRAMLRPGDHLIIPNDAYGGTFRLIDKIGVPWGLTYTEVPLSDLDAVAAAMTDRTKLIWCETPTNPLLGISDIAGLAGLAHDRGARLVVDNTFATPYLQLPLALGADVVLHSTTKYIGGHSDVIGGALVTADAELGEDFAFHAKSMGGVAGPFDAWLTLRGLKTLAVRMDRHCDNADAVADMLSEHPKVGRVYFPGLSTHPGHHVAAGQMSRFGGMVSFTVRGGREEAVKVCSRTRLFTLAESLGGVESLIEHPGLMTHASVAGTGLEVPDDLIRLSVGIEDLDDLLADLTDALA; encoded by the coding sequence ATGACGTCCGCGCCCGTGCCCCCGACCACCGACGGCTTCTCCACCCGGGCCATCCATGCGGGCCAGGACCCGGAGGCGACCACCGGCGCGGTCGCGGTGCCGATCTACCAGACCTCCACGTTCGCACAGGACGTCGCGGGCGAGACCCGCGCCGGCTACGACTACTCGCGTGCCGGCAACCCGACCCGCACCGCGTTGGAGGTGGCGCTGGCCGATCTCGAGGGCGGCCGGTCCGGCCACGCCTTCGCGTCCGGCATGGCGGCGGCCGACGCCGCGGTGCGGGCGATGCTGCGTCCCGGCGATCACCTGATCATCCCGAACGACGCCTACGGCGGCACCTTCCGGCTGATCGACAAGATCGGCGTGCCCTGGGGTCTCACCTACACCGAGGTGCCGCTGTCGGACCTGGACGCGGTGGCCGCGGCGATGACCGACCGGACGAAGCTCATCTGGTGCGAGACGCCGACCAACCCGCTGCTCGGCATCTCCGACATCGCCGGGCTGGCCGGGCTCGCGCACGACCGCGGAGCCCGGCTGGTCGTCGACAACACCTTCGCCACACCGTATCTCCAGCTGCCGCTGGCCCTCGGCGCGGACGTGGTGCTGCACTCCACGACCAAGTACATCGGCGGTCACTCCGACGTGATCGGCGGCGCGCTGGTCACCGCGGACGCGGAACTGGGCGAGGACTTCGCCTTCCACGCCAAGTCGATGGGCGGGGTGGCCGGGCCGTTCGACGCCTGGCTCACGCTCCGCGGACTCAAGACCCTCGCCGTCCGGATGGACCGGCACTGCGACAACGCCGACGCGGTGGCCGACATGCTGTCCGAGCACCCGAAGGTCGGCCGCGTGTACTTCCCGGGTCTGTCCACCCACCCCGGCCACCACGTCGCGGCCGGCCAGATGAGCCGGTTCGGCGGGATGGTCTCGTTCACCGTCCGCGGCGGCCGCGAGGAAGCCGTGAAGGTCTGCTCGCGGACCCGGCTGTTCACCCTCGCCGAGTCGCTCGGCGGGGTCGAGTCGCTGATCGAACACCCCGGCCTGATGACCCACGCGAGTGTCGCCGGGACCGGCCTGGAGGTGCCGGACGACCTGATCCGGCTGTCCGTCGGCATCGAGGACCTCGACGACCTGCTCGCGGATCTCACCGACGCCCTGGCCTGA
- a CDS encoding ROK family protein translates to MSAQSSTRTREVPAPQDPAGFALAIDIGGTKLAAALVSAQGEIVAGHRVPTPDGDGEALFRALCDAIDPALHAVGLEPEEIGGLAGVGVATAAPMDRDAGTVSPVNIPGWRNFPLRDRLMDRYEITGIRMIGDAVAVAVAEHWRGAAQGRRNVLGMVVSTGVGGGLIIDGKAVEGTTGNAGHIGHVSVDPYGPECVCGGRGCLEAIASGRSIARWAAQHGMAGAPGQAVDERDAGAVAAAARRGDPVALATFRRAGEAIGMAVAGAVTLLDLDVVVIGGGVAQAGRVLFDPIDDGYARYAALGYSSSPRVVPAVLGGDAGIVGAAAVVHRPEIYRPGSHRG, encoded by the coding sequence ATGAGCGCGCAGAGCAGCACCCGCACCCGCGAGGTGCCGGCGCCGCAGGATCCGGCCGGGTTCGCCCTCGCGATCGACATCGGCGGGACGAAACTCGCCGCGGCACTGGTCAGTGCGCAGGGCGAGATCGTCGCCGGCCACCGGGTGCCCACCCCCGACGGCGACGGCGAGGCGCTGTTCAGGGCCCTGTGCGACGCGATCGACCCGGCGCTGCACGCGGTCGGGCTGGAGCCGGAGGAGATCGGCGGGCTGGCCGGGGTCGGGGTGGCCACCGCCGCGCCGATGGACCGGGACGCCGGCACGGTCTCTCCGGTGAACATCCCGGGCTGGCGCAACTTCCCGCTACGGGACCGGTTGATGGACCGCTACGAGATCACCGGGATCCGGATGATCGGCGACGCGGTCGCGGTGGCGGTCGCCGAGCACTGGCGCGGCGCCGCCCAGGGCCGGCGCAACGTCCTGGGCATGGTGGTCTCCACCGGCGTCGGCGGCGGGCTGATCATCGACGGCAAGGCGGTCGAGGGCACCACCGGCAACGCCGGGCACATCGGTCACGTGAGTGTCGATCCGTACGGGCCGGAGTGCGTCTGCGGCGGCCGCGGTTGCCTGGAGGCGATCGCATCCGGGCGCAGCATCGCCCGCTGGGCGGCGCAGCACGGCATGGCGGGTGCTCCCGGGCAGGCGGTCGACGAACGGGACGCCGGAGCGGTTGCCGCGGCCGCACGCCGTGGGGACCCGGTGGCGCTGGCCACCTTCCGCCGCGCCGGCGAGGCGATCGGGATGGCGGTCGCCGGTGCGGTCACCCTGCTCGACCTCGACGTCGTGGTGATCGGCGGGGGAGTGGCCCAGGCCGGCCGGGTGCTCTTCGACCCGATCGACGACGGCTACGCCCGGTACGCCGCGCTCGGCTACAGCTCCTCGCCGCGGGTGGTGCCGGCCGTGCTCGGCGGGGACGCCGGCATCGTCGGGGCCGCCGCCGTGGTGCACCGGCCGGAGATCTACCGCCCCGGATCGCACCGCGGCTGA
- the ilvA gene encoding threonine ammonia-lyase: MSDSQPAAGNAATMTVDVAQVREAAQRLDGVVRRTPMESSRPLAALVDGPVYLKCENLQRTGSFKIRGAYTRISRLTDEERAAGVVAASAGNHAQGVALAASLLGIEATVFMPVGASIAKLSATRAYGATVHLVGETLEESLVEARAFAARTGAVLVHPFDHPDVLRGQGTVGLEILEQVPDVATVVVATGGGGLISGIAAVIKELRPDVRVVGVQAEQAAAWPGSLAEGKPVRLQRMSTLADGIAVGEPTALTYSHVSTLVDEIVTVSENQLSRAMLLCMERAKLVVEPSGAASVAAIMADPARFAPPVVAVLSGGNIDPLVLLHVTEHGLVAADRFLSARIEISDRPGSLARLLSTLAGLGASVVDVEQSRLGSGLALGDVEVALRLECRGAEHRLQLLEVLEEISVRVLDHS; encoded by the coding sequence ATGAGCGACTCCCAGCCGGCGGCCGGAAACGCCGCCACCATGACCGTCGACGTGGCGCAGGTGCGGGAGGCGGCGCAGCGGCTCGACGGTGTCGTGCGCCGCACCCCCATGGAGTCCTCCAGGCCGCTGGCCGCGCTGGTGGACGGGCCGGTCTACCTGAAGTGCGAGAACCTGCAGCGCACCGGCTCGTTCAAGATCCGCGGCGCGTACACCCGCATCTCCCGGTTGACGGACGAGGAGCGCGCCGCCGGGGTGGTGGCGGCCAGCGCCGGCAACCACGCCCAGGGCGTCGCCCTCGCCGCCTCGTTGCTCGGCATCGAGGCGACGGTGTTCATGCCGGTCGGCGCCTCGATCGCCAAGCTGTCCGCGACCCGCGCCTACGGCGCCACGGTGCACCTGGTCGGCGAGACCCTCGAGGAGTCACTCGTCGAGGCAAGGGCTTTCGCCGCCCGCACCGGAGCCGTGCTGGTGCACCCGTTCGACCACCCGGACGTGCTGCGCGGCCAGGGCACCGTCGGACTGGAGATCCTCGAGCAGGTACCGGATGTCGCGACCGTCGTGGTGGCCACCGGTGGTGGCGGCCTGATCTCGGGGATTGCGGCGGTGATCAAGGAGCTGCGACCCGACGTCCGGGTGGTCGGGGTGCAGGCCGAGCAGGCCGCCGCGTGGCCGGGCTCGCTGGCGGAAGGCAAGCCGGTCCGGTTGCAGCGGATGAGCACGCTGGCCGACGGCATCGCGGTCGGCGAGCCGACCGCCCTGACCTACAGCCACGTCTCGACCCTGGTCGACGAGATCGTCACGGTCAGCGAGAACCAGCTGTCCCGGGCGATGCTGCTGTGCATGGAGCGCGCGAAGCTGGTGGTCGAGCCGTCCGGTGCGGCCTCGGTCGCCGCGATCATGGCCGACCCGGCCCGGTTCGCGCCGCCGGTGGTGGCCGTGCTGTCCGGCGGCAACATCGACCCGCTGGTGCTGCTGCACGTCACCGAGCACGGCCTGGTCGCGGCCGACCGGTTCCTGTCCGCGCGGATCGAGATCTCCGACCGCCCGGGGTCGCTGGCCCGGCTGCTGTCCACCCTGGCCGGGCTCGGCGCGTCGGTGGTCGACGTCGAGCAGTCCCGGCTCGGCTCCGGTCTGGCGCTGGGTGACGTCGAGGTGGCGCTACGGCTGGAGTGCCGCGGCGCCGAGCACCGGCTGCAGCTGCTCGAGGTGCTGGAGGAGATCAGCGTCCGGGTGCTGGACCACAGCTGA
- the greA gene encoding transcription elongation factor GreA: MTSSTAWLTQEAHDRLKKELDDLVAQRPVIAAEINDRREEGDLKENGGYHAARDEQARQEERIRKIQELLRNAEVGVRPADDGVVEQGMQVTISYDGDDDDQETFLLGNREEGAHGSLQVYSPQSPLGAAILGATPGENREYLLPNGRTQKVTVVAATPFAG; this comes from the coding sequence ATGACCAGCAGCACTGCGTGGCTGACCCAGGAAGCGCACGACCGGCTGAAGAAGGAGCTGGACGACCTCGTCGCCCAGCGGCCCGTGATCGCGGCGGAGATCAACGACCGCCGCGAGGAAGGCGACCTCAAGGAGAACGGTGGCTACCACGCCGCCCGCGACGAGCAGGCGCGCCAGGAGGAGCGGATCCGCAAGATCCAGGAGCTCCTGCGCAACGCCGAGGTGGGTGTGCGGCCGGCCGACGACGGTGTCGTCGAGCAGGGCATGCAGGTCACCATCTCCTACGACGGGGACGACGACGACCAGGAGACCTTCCTGCTGGGCAACCGCGAGGAGGGCGCCCACGGGTCGCTGCAGGTCTACTCGCCGCAGTCGCCGCTCGGCGCCGCGATCCTCGGGGCCACCCCGGGCGAGAACCGCGAGTACCTGCTGCCCAACGGCCGCACCCAGAAGGTCACCGTGGTCGCGGCGACGCCGTTCGCCGGCTGA
- the mca gene encoding mycothiol conjugate amidase Mca, whose amino-acid sequence MVSETTSPQDAAAASVNGVNGTDPAAVVEAGADLPAGVPQELVDAAEARAVAAAAAPLRLMAVHAHPDDESSKGAASLAKYAAEGVGVMVVSCTGGERGDILNPKFQHGGIDIPVLRQTEMARAAQILGVAHTWLGYEDSGYHEGPKDTWELPPGSFADRDPAEEIEALVRVVRAFRPHVMTTYDENGGYPHPDHIRCHVVSMGAFEAAGDPDAFPDAGEPWQPLKLYYNAGFSREKIVAINEAVRARTGEGPYDEWIARFAEMDKKREADGHPRQDPGERTTTRVPAADFFDQRDAALKAHETQIDPESHWFAIPRDVEASVWGTDDYELARALVDTSLPEDDLFAGIREKVRS is encoded by the coding sequence ATGGTGAGCGAGACAACGAGCCCTCAGGATGCCGCGGCCGCGTCGGTGAACGGCGTCAACGGCACCGATCCGGCGGCTGTCGTCGAGGCCGGCGCGGACCTGCCCGCGGGCGTGCCGCAGGAGCTGGTCGACGCGGCCGAGGCACGTGCGGTGGCCGCCGCCGCCGCGCCGCTGCGGCTGATGGCGGTGCACGCGCACCCGGACGACGAGTCCAGCAAGGGCGCGGCCAGCCTGGCCAAGTACGCCGCCGAGGGCGTGGGCGTGATGGTGGTGTCCTGCACCGGCGGCGAGCGCGGCGACATCCTCAACCCTAAGTTCCAGCACGGCGGGATCGACATCCCCGTCCTCCGGCAGACCGAGATGGCAAGGGCCGCACAGATCCTCGGCGTCGCCCACACCTGGCTGGGCTACGAGGACTCCGGCTACCACGAGGGCCCGAAGGACACCTGGGAGCTGCCGCCGGGCAGCTTCGCCGACCGCGACCCGGCCGAGGAGATCGAGGCCCTGGTGCGGGTGGTTCGCGCTTTCCGCCCGCACGTGATGACCACCTACGACGAGAACGGCGGCTACCCGCACCCGGATCACATCCGGTGTCACGTGGTGTCGATGGGGGCCTTCGAGGCGGCCGGCGACCCGGATGCTTTCCCGGACGCCGGTGAGCCCTGGCAGCCGCTGAAGCTCTACTACAACGCCGGCTTCTCCCGGGAGAAGATCGTCGCCATCAACGAGGCCGTCCGGGCGCGGACCGGTGAGGGCCCGTACGACGAGTGGATCGCCCGGTTCGCCGAGATGGACAAGAAGCGGGAGGCCGACGGCCACCCGCGGCAGGACCCGGGCGAGCGCACGACCACCAGGGTGCCGGCCGCCGATTTCTTCGACCAGCGGGACGCGGCGCTGAAGGCGCACGAGACCCAGATCGATCCGGAGTCGCACTGGTTCGCCATCCCGCGCGATGTCGAGGCCTCCGTCTGGGGGACCGACGACTACGAACTGGCCAGGGCGCTGGTCGACACCTCGCTGCCCGAGGACGACCTGTTCGCCGGCATCCGGGAGAAGGTCCGCTCGTGA